A region of Deltaproteobacteria bacterium DNA encodes the following proteins:
- a CDS encoding sigma-70 family RNA polymerase sigma factor — protein sequence MNLGVLAHPWLQLSLGLFGSRPERARPGAARGAAPGAGQLDPLIGRAASGDRQAFDELFRRHVDEVHLRLTRLIGPDPEREDLVQEVFIAAYRGLADFRGDAAFSTWLYRIVVHAAYGHLRKRRRRPLELDALPELSLPGEKSPEATAARQELVREGLGLLARLKPKKRIAFVLREVEGLSLQEIGELVDATPAAVGQRVKHAHVELQAMLERQAAKQQRAKQQHEGRA from the coding sequence ATGAATCTCGGTGTTCTCGCCCACCCGTGGCTGCAGCTCTCGCTCGGGCTCTTCGGCTCGCGGCCCGAGCGCGCGCGACCCGGCGCGGCGCGCGGGGCGGCACCCGGCGCGGGGCAGCTCGACCCGCTCATCGGACGCGCGGCCTCGGGAGATCGGCAGGCCTTCGACGAGCTCTTCCGTCGCCACGTGGACGAGGTGCACCTTCGGCTGACGCGGCTCATCGGACCCGACCCCGAGCGCGAGGACCTGGTGCAGGAGGTCTTCATCGCGGCCTACCGGGGGCTCGCGGACTTCCGAGGCGACGCGGCCTTTTCGACCTGGCTCTACCGCATCGTGGTGCACGCGGCCTACGGGCACCTGCGCAAGCGGCGACGCCGGCCGCTCGAGCTGGACGCGCTGCCGGAGCTCAGCCTGCCGGGGGAGAAGAGTCCCGAGGCGACGGCGGCCCGACAGGAGCTCGTGCGCGAGGGGCTCGGCCTGCTCGCGCGGCTGAAGCCGAAGAAGCGCATCGCCTTCGTGTTGCGCGAGGTCGAGGGGCTGTCGCTGCAAGAGATCGGCGAGCTGGTGGACGCGACGCCCGCCGCCGTCGGGCAGCGGGTCAAGCACGCGCACGTGGAGCTCCAGGCGATGCTCGAGCGGCAGGCCGCGAAGCAGCAGCGCGCGAAGCAGCAGCACGAGGGGCGGGCATGA
- a CDS encoding acyl-CoA thioesterase, whose protein sequence is MIEALSDYKVILPVVVGWGDMDAFAHVNNTVYFRYFEHARIAYFERALVVPSSEGTAQATVAVPTGVGPILASASCRFKAPVRYPDRVQVGIRVSELADDRFTMRYAIYSERLARIAAEGDGVIVAFDYGTGKKASVPELWRERIAELEGWR, encoded by the coding sequence ATGATCGAAGCGCTCAGCGACTACAAGGTGATCCTTCCCGTGGTGGTGGGCTGGGGCGACATGGACGCCTTCGCCCACGTGAACAACACCGTCTACTTCCGCTACTTCGAGCACGCGCGCATCGCCTACTTCGAGCGCGCCCTGGTCGTGCCCTCGAGCGAGGGGACCGCGCAGGCCACGGTCGCCGTCCCGACGGGCGTGGGGCCGATCCTGGCCTCGGCCTCGTGCCGGTTCAAGGCGCCGGTGCGCTACCCCGACCGCGTGCAGGTGGGGATCCGCGTCTCGGAGCTGGCCGACGACCGCTTCACCATGCGCTACGCCATCTACAGCGAGCGGCTCGCGCGGATCGCGGCCGAGGGGGACGGGGTGATCGTGGCCTTCGACTACGGCACGGGAAAGAAGGCGAGCGTGCCCGAGCTCTGGCGCGAGCGCATCGCGGAGCTCGAGGGCTGGCGGTGA